The sequence ATTAAATATGAATGGTTATCTTTTAGAAGAATTTGCTGTTATTGACAAGCAGGGTACTCGACTAAAAAATGTAGATGGATATTGCTATTTTTTTAATCGGACTAATAATAACTGTAAAATATATGAAAATAGGCCCATGGGTTGCTATATTTATCCTGTTGTGCATGTGACAAATGAAGGCGTAGCAATGATTGATGAATTATGCCCAATGGGAAAGACTGTTTCAAAAAAAGAATTTTTATCAAAAGAAAAAATTCTTAACGCACTCTTAAAAACGGTGGATAACGACAATATGCACATAGACCCAAGAACCTATACTCCAGTTTAGTTTACTCAAAAATATTTTTGCCCAAAAAAGTAAAAGGTGACAGCAAATGAGAGCAACAGACGAAAAGATTCTTGAAGAGTTAGATATGATTTATGATGACAAAGATTGTTTTGTTTCACTGGACAGTTGGTTGGGAAACCCAGAAACATACCTGACAAATATTAATCGTCTTTTTCTGGTTGCTGATCATACAAAGCAACAGCATTCCTCAAAAGCTAATGCCCTTACAGGTTACTGTAAACAAATTTTGAAACTATTCAATCAAACTAAACAATATGCCCGTGAATGGAATTCAGAATCCCCCGAACCGAGTCCAACGTCCGCAGAAAATTATATCAAAGCTTCAGAAGAGAGTTGGGACACGCTAGACCAATGGACGACATCTCAAGAAAAACTACGCGCTGAAATCATAAAACTTGTGGATTTTTTGTACTCTGTTGACTCTGAACCATGATGCAACTATTTTTGTTTGCAAATTTTTCAATTGTAAATCCTATTAAAATCTAACAATGTTTATATGCTCAGAACCTTTGGATATGTTGACTCAACCATTTTTAAACAATACAAAGTTGGGAAAATTTAATGGCATATTTAACTCAAACTAAAAGCGGGCAACCAGTTCTCATTCTCAAAGAAGGAACCTCACGCAGCAGAGGAAAAGAGGCACAAAAAAACAACATAATGGCAGCCAAAGTTATTGCTGAAGCCATAAGGTCTACACTTGGACCTAGGGGCATGGACAAAATGATTGTTGATAGCCTTGGTGATATAACAATAACGAACGATGGGGCAACCATACTTGATGAGATTGATGTTCAACATCCGGCAGCAAAGATGATTGTTGAAGTTGCCAAAACCCAAGATGACATGGTAGGGGATGGAACAACAACAGCTGTAGTTCTATCCGGAGAATTACTAAACGCGGCCGAAGAACTCCTAGAAGAAGATGTCCACCCAACATTAATTGTGAAAGGTTACCTGAAAGCAACTAAAAAAGCTCTAGAAGTTTTGGAAAAAATCAGCCAAACTGTGGACTTGAATGATAAAGAAGCCCTCAAAAAAGTTGCTAAAACAGCAATGGGAAGCAAAGCTGTTGGCGCAGCAAAAGAGCATTTTGCGAACATAGCTGTTGATGCAGTTAATCAAATAGCTGAAAAACAAGGCGACAAATGGGTTGTTAATCTTGACAATATCCAGATCGTAAAGAAAGCGGGAAAAAGTCTTCAAGACACACAACTCATGAAAGGTCTGATAGTGGACAAGGAAATTGTTCACTCAGGCATGCCCCGAACTGTAAAACAGGCTCGAATTGCTCTTGTTGATACGGCCTTGGAAGTTAAAAAAACTGAAGTTTCTGCTCAAATTAGAATT comes from Candidatus Bathyarchaeum sp. and encodes:
- a CDS encoding YkgJ family cysteine cluster protein; translated protein: MGDLILVKCSRCGICCQETMMELSNDDVERLNMNGYLLEEFAVIDKQGTRLKNVDGYCYFFNRTNNNCKIYENRPMGCYIYPVVHVTNEGVAMIDELCPMGKTVSKKEFLSKEKILNALLKTVDNDNMHIDPRTYTPV